DNA sequence from the Lysinibacillus sp. OF-1 genome:
ACGAAGCGATTATCGTGGAAGTAAACGCTGAAACTGACTTCGTTGCGAAAAACGACAAATTCCAAGTATTAGTTTCTTCTTTAGCAGAGCAATTACTTGCTGCTAAACCAGCTTCAGTTGAAGCCGCTTTAGAGCTTACAAATGCTGAAGGTGTAAAAATTGAAGATCAAATTTCAACAGCTGTTGCAACAATTGGTGAAAAAATTACACTTCGTCGTTTCGAAATTAAATCAAAATCTGATGCAGATGCATTCGGTGCTTACTTACACATGGGCGGCCGTATTGGTGTATTAGTGACTTTAGAAGGTTCTACTGATGCAGCAGCAGCTAAAGATGTTGCGATGCACATTGCAGCAATCAACCCAACATATGTTTCTCGCGATGAAGTTTCTGCTGAAGAAGTTGAACGTGAGCGTAAAGTATTAACAGAGCAAGCTCTTAACGAAGGTAAACCAGAAAACATCGTTGCGAAAATGGTTGAAGGCCGTCTTGGTAAATATTTCGAAGACGTTTGCTTGCTTGATCAAACATTTGTTAAAAACTCAGATCAAAAAGTACGTGATTTCGTAGCTTCAACTGGTGGTTCAGTAAACGGCTTTGTACGTTACGCTGTTGGTGAAGGTATCGAAAAACGTGAAGATAACTTTGCAGAAGAAGTAATGAGCCAAGTTAAAGGTAACTAATTTCGCTTGCATTTGATTCTAATCAAATAATATCTAGATTATCTAGACTAAAATGGGGAACACAACATAGCGTGTTCCCTATTTTTCCGAAATGAACGAAAAACGGATATAATTTTCTATTCTGCCTTATTCACAACTAGCAATTATTGTTAGATATACTATAATGGAAAAGGGAATAGAAAGGTTTTAAATAAAGTCTTACGGAGGTTTACAATGAGTGTACCGCAATATAAACGAGTAGTTATTAAACTAAGTGGTGAAGCGTTAGCTGGAGAAGCGGGCTTCGGTTTATCACCAAAAATAATCAAGTCTGTTGCAGAAGAAGTAAAAGAAGTAGTAGATCTTGATGTAGAAGTTGCTGTTGTTGTAGGTGGCGGTAATATATGGCGTGGTAAAATAGGTAGTGAAATGGGAATGGATCGTGCTGCAGCCGATTATATGGGCATGTTAGCAACCGTTATGAACTCACTAGCTTTACAAGATGCTCTTGAAAAATTAGGTATTGAAACACGCGTTCAATCTTCTATTGTGATGACTCAAGTAGCGGAGCCATACATTCGTCGTAAAGCAGTTAGACATCTAGAGAAAAAACGTGTCGTTATCTTTGCAGCAGGGACAGGTAATCCGTTCTTCTCTACTGATACTACTGCCGCATTACGCGCAGCAGAAATTGACGCAGATGCGATTTTAATGGCTAAAAATAATGTCGATGGCGTTTATTCGGCAGATCCAAAAGTGGATGAAACAGCCATTAAATATGATACACTCACATACTTAGAAGTTATCCAACAAGGCTTACAAGTAATGGATTCAACGGCTTCCACTTTATGTATGGATAACGATATCCCGCTAATTGTTTTCTCAATTACGGAGCCAGGTAACATTAAACGTGCTGTACAAGGCGAAAAAATCGGAACAGTTGTTAGGAGGAACGTATAATGGCTAAACAAGTCTTAGAACAAGCAAAAGAAAAAATGAACAAAACAATCACAGCTTTCTCACGTGAACTATCATCTATTCGTGCGGGTCGTGCGAACGCATCTTTATTGGATCGTATCATGGTAGACTACTATGGGGCACCAACACCAATTAACCAACTTGCAGGTGTTTCTGTACCAGAAGCTCGCTTACTAGTCATTACACCTTACGATAAAACAATTTTAGGTGATATTGAAAAAGCAATTATGAAATCAGATATCGGGATTACACCAACAAATGATGGTTCGATCATTCGTTTAATGATTCCAGCGCTAACAGAAGATCGTCGTAAGGATCTAGTAAAGCAAGTGAAAAAAGAAGCGGAAGACGCAAAAATTGCTGTACGTAACGTTCGTCGCGATGCAAACGATGATTTGAAAAAACTTGAAAAAGCTGGCGAAATCACAGAAGACGATCTACGTGGCTATGGTGACGATATTCAAAAATTAACAGATGAATTCATTGTGAAAGTAGATCAAGTAGCGAAAGATAAAGAAAAAGAAATTTTAGAGGTGTAAACAAGACGTTTTACATGTCTATGATGGAACTTTTTGATGAGATGAAGGCGTCCTATACATAACAGGACGTCTTTTCGCTTTATTGTTCATAATCAATTGCTTTGTCATATAAAGAGCATACATGAAATGCGAAAAGATCATTAATAACAACATCATCGATTTTCTAACAAACTTATTCTTTATTATGTGTATAGTTCTAAAATAAGCTAGTACATACATAGTCAATTTAGAGGGAAAAAAAAGACAAAAAGCGCTTTTGTTTGTTATGATAGGTTAGTATACGTCCGATTAGTTGTAGTGGGGGAGTTAGCATGTTTAAAAAGCTATTAGGAAAACAAATAAATATGGATACACTATCATTGGAGGAGCGTGTGGCCCTAACTAAAAGCGAGCCGATTCCTGCCCATGTAGCGATTATTATGGACGGAAATGGACGTTGGGCGAAAAAACGTGCTATGCCACGAGTTGCTGGTCATCATGAAGGAATGAAGACAGTACGTAAAGTAACTAGGTTTGCGTCGGATTTAGGAATTAAAGTTTTAACCGTATATGCATTTTCCACAGAAAATTGGAAGCGACCAAAACCAGAGGTTGATTTTCTTATGCGTCTACCTGTTGAATTTTTAGGTTCTTTCTTACCAGAAATGATGCAGCGTAATGTACGTGTCGAAATGATTGGCGATCCATCCTTATTACCTGCTCATACGCAAAAGGCGTTGTATGAGGCAATGGAAGAAACAAAGCATAATACAGGGCTTGTCTTAAATTTTGCGCTGAACTATGGGAGTCGTTCTGAAATGGTCAATGCCATGAAAACGATGCTGCAAAAAGTGCAGGACGGTCAATTAACGATGCAAGACATAACAGAAGAATGCTTAACGTCTCATTTAATGACGGCCCATTTGCCTGAACCAGATCTTCTAATTCGTACAAGTGGTGAAGTACGATTAAGTAACTTTATGTTATGGCAGCTCGCCTATACAGAATTTTGGTTTACAGATACATTGTGGCCAGATTTTAGTGAGGAAAGCTTACTGGAAGCGGTGGAAAATTATCAGAAGCGTAATCGCCGTTACGGTGGGTTGAAGGGAGAAGAAACAACTTGAAACAACGAATTATCACGGCAATAATTGCAGCAGCACTTTTTATTCCGTTCGTTATTTATGGCAAAGTACCATTTACCATACTTGTGCTTGCAATGGCTATTGTCGGTTTTTATGAAATCTTAAAAATGAAAGGGATTTCCATTTTTTCTGTGCCTGGTTTTCTAGGATTAATAACATTAGTATTACTTGTTATACCGAAAGATTGGAGTGAAAAAGTTGTAGAGACAATAGGCTATTCATCCAATTTAATGGTTGTTTATGGTCTAATGATGTTACTGCTGATTTACGTGGTCCTTGTAAAAAATAAAATAACCTTTGACGAAGTGGGCTTTATTTTATTGGGTGCATTTTATGTGGGGTTAGGATTCCATTATTTAATTGAAACAAGAAATGTTGGATTAGAGTATGTTGTCTATTGTTTATTAGTTGTTTGGACAACAGATTCAGGTGCCTATTTTGTAGGAAGAAAATTAGGAAAGAATAAGTTATGGCCTGAAATCTCACCGAAGAAAACGATTGAAGGTTTTCTAGGCGGAATTGTCATTGCGGTTATTTTTGCAGTTGGTATGCAACTCATTTACCCATTTGCAAATGGTTATATATCACTTGTTTTTGTCACGATTTTTGCCTCTATTATTGGACAAATGGGAGATTTGGTAGAATCAGCTATCAAACGTCATTTTGATGTAAAAGATTCGGGCAATATTTTACCAGGGCATGGCGGAATTTTAGATCGCTTCGATAGTCTATTATTTGTCGTGCCTCTCCTTCATTTTTTACATTTGTTTGGTAATTAATCTGTATATTAAAAGACATCTTGCTAAATCATTTGCTTAGATAGAAAAAGGGGACAATTTGTTGTGAAAAAAATTAGTTTATTAGGTGCAACGGGTTCAATCGGTTGGCAAACCTACGATATTTTAAAAGAACAACGTGATGCGTTTCAATTAGTGGCTTTTTCTTCAGGGAAAAACATTGAGAAAACACGAGAAATGATTGAAACATTAAAACCCGAGCTAGTTTCTGTGCAGCTAGAAGAGGATGCACGAGACCTTGCGAAAGATTATCCTGAAATCCAATTTACATTTGGGGCGAAAGGTCTTGTAGAAGTTGCTACACATCCAGACTCAACTGTACTCGTCAATGCTGTGCTAGGCAGTGTTGGTCTGGAATCAACATTAGCAGCTATTCGCATGGGCAAAACGATTGCCATTGCTAACAAGGAAACACTTGTTACAGCTGGTCATTTAGTCATGGCAGAAGCCAAAAAACATAAGGCCACGATTTTACCTGTTGATAGCGAGCACTCAGCCATCTTCCAATCAATGAATGGCGAAAATCCCAAAAATATTGAGCGTTTAATTATTACAGCTTCAGGTGGTAGCTTCCGTGATAAAACACGTGACCAATTACAACATGTGACGGTCGCAGATGCATTGAATCACCCGAACTGGTCTATGGGCGCAAAAATTACGATAGACTCCGCAACAATGATGAATAAAGGATTAGAAGTCATTGAAGCACATGTTTTATTTGATATGCCATATGATAAAATAGATGTACTTTTGCATAGAGAAAGTATTATTCACTCTCTTGTTGAGTATCATGATACTAGTGTGATTGCTCAGCTAGGCACGCCAGATATGCGCGTACCGATTCAATATGCTTTAAGCTATCCTGATCGTATACCATTACATAATGGTCAGCGACTAAATTTAGCGCAAATTGGACAACTACATTTTCAAGATATGGACTTTGAGCGCTACCCGGCTTTGCGTTTAGCATATGAGGCTGGTCGTACAGGTGGTACCATTTTGACAGCGATGAATGCAGCAAATGAAGCGGCAGTTGCAGCCTTTTTACAAGGAAAAATTACATTCCTTGAAATTGATGAGACGATTGAACGAGTAATGCATGCACATCAAAACATTGCAGTACCAGATTTACAAACGATTTTACATGTGGACAGTGAGACAAGAAAAATAGTGTTAGACATGGTAAAATAACGAAAGTACTGTATCGTTAACTAATCGCTATTAAAGGTGGGATATTATGCAAACAGCCATTGCATTTATTTTAATATTTGGGATGCTCGTCTTCTTCCATGAACTTGGACATTTCTTATTTGCTAAACGTGCAGGTATTTTAGTGCGTGAATTTGCTATTGGAATGGGTCCCAAAATTTATGGGAAAACGCATGGAGAAACAATGTATACTATTCGATTATTGCCTATCGGTGGGTATGTTCGTATGGCCGGCGAGGATATGGATGGCACTGAACTACAGCCAGGCTATCGAATAGGGCTAATTGTCGATGAAGATAATGTTGTGAAAAAAATTATTTTCAATCAAAGTAATAAGCAGCTACCAGATTTATTATTTTTAGAAGTTGAGCGTGCTGATTTAGAGAAGAATTTATTTGTAGAAGGCTATGATGAAGAAGAACGTCTAGTTCGTTATGACGTAGCAAGAGATTGTGTTCTTGTGGAAAATGGTCGTGAATTGGTCATTGCACCACATGATCGTCAATTTAATGCAAAAACAGTTGGTCAACGTGCGATGACAATCTTTGCAGGTCCTTTGTTTAACTTTATTCTTGCGTTTGTGATTTACTTGGTAATTGGGTTAATCCACGGTGTCCCAACATACGAGCCGATTATCACTGAAGTAGTAGAAAATGATCCAGCTGCACAGGCAGGAATGCTTGCGGGAGATAGAGTAACAGCCATTGACGGACAAGCCGTTGAAAAATGGCAGGATTTAGCCGCTATTGTTCAAGATCATCCAAACGAAGAAATTACAGTGACTGTGGAACGTGATGGACAATCTATGAACTTAAATATGACTGTGAAAGAAATCCAGCAGGATGGCGAAAAATATGGTCAAATTGGTGTGCGCTATGACAGTCCGAGAGAATTTAATCCATTAAAAGCTGTAGTTTATGGAGCACAAGAAACCTATAATATGACCATGAAAATATTTGAGCTTCTTGGTATGTTGATTACTGGTAAGTTCACAATAGATGCGCTTTCTGGACCTGTTGGCATTTATAAAGCAACAGAGCAAGTAGCCCAGTATGGTATTATGAACTTAATGAATTGGGCCGCAATGTTAAGTATTAACTTAGGAATTATGAACCTACTTCCATTACCAGCACTTGATGGTGGTCGTTTATTATTCTTTGGTTTTGAAGCTTTACGTGGTAAACCAATCGATCGTCAAAAAGAGGGAATTGTCCATTTCGTAGGAATTGTCCTACTGATGATTTTAATGGTTGTCGTGACATGGAACGATATTCAACGATTCTTCTTTTAAACCAATGACAGTTAAATGAAATTTCATTTTCTAGCTTTGAGCGCAATTACTATGAAACATTGCGCTCAAAGCTAAATTTGTTTATGCTATTGAGAGTATAAACTTATCTATTAAAAAAGGTGGAACACTGAATGAAGCAAAGTAAAACATTTATCCCAACATTACGTGAAGTACCTGCGGATGCTGAGGTAAAATCACATAAGCAATTATTACGAGCAGGGTTTATTCGTCAAAATACAAGTGGGGTATACTCGTATTTACCGCTTGCAAAACGTGTCTTAACAAAAATTGAAACCATTATCCGTGAAGAAATGGAAGCCATCAACTCTATTGAGCTTCTAATGCCTTCTTTACAATCTGCTGAGCTTTGGCAGGAATCAGGTCGCTGGGAAAAATACGGACCAGAATTAATGCGCCTAAAAGACCGTCACAACCGTGATTTTGCATTAGGACCAACTCATGAAGAAGTGATTACAACTTTAGTACGTGATGAAATTAAATCCTATAAAAAATTGCCGTTAACATTGTATCAAATTCAAACTAAATTCCGTGATGAAAAGCGCCCTCGCTTCGGCTTACTACGAGGAAGAGAATTTATAATGAAGGATGCTTATTCTTTCCATGCATCACGTGAAAGTTTAGATGAAACATATGAAGATATGTATCGTGCGTATTCAAATATTTTTTCCCGCCTTGGCTTAAACTACCGCGCTGTCATTGCAGATGCAGGTTCGATTGGCGGTAAAGGTACACATGAATTTATGGTGCTATCTGAAATTGGGGAAGATACGATTGCCTACTCAGATACTTCTGACTATGCAGCAAATATCGAAATGGCTGAAGTCATTGCGGATTATCAACCATCAGATGACGCTTTAAAAGAAGTTGAAAAAGTGGCAACACCAGAGCAAAAAACAATTGAAGAAGTATCAGCGTTCTTAAATGTCGAGCCAGCCAGTGTGATCAAATCTTTAGTGTTTGATGTAGACGGGGAGCTTGTGGTTGTCCTTGCACGTGGGGATCATGAAATTAATGATATCAAGCTGAAAAATGCACTTGATGCAGGTTCTGTGGAGCTGGCTAGTGAAGCAGCAATCCGTGAATTATTAGGCTGTGGCGTTGGTTCAATTGGGCCAGTGAAATTACCAGTAGACGTAAAGGTAGTAGCGGACCAAGCTATCAAATCTATCCGTAATGGTATTGCAGGTGCAAATGTAGATGGATTCCATTTAGTGAATGTCAACCCAGAGCGTGATTTTGCTGTGAATGACTACTTAGATATTCGTTTTATTAAAGAGGGAGATCCTTCCCCAGACGGACAAGGGTTTATTAAATTCGCAGAAGGTATCGAAGTTGGTCATATTTTCAAATTAGGTACTACATACTCTGCTAAAATGAATGGTACTTTCTTAGATGAGCAAGGGAAGGCTCAACCGTTTATTATGGGCTGTTACGGTATTGGGGTATCTCGTATTCTAGCTGCCGTGGCTGAGCACTTCCAAGATGATAATGGATTTACTTGGCCAATACAATTAGCACCATATGATATTCATGTTGTGCCAGTTAACACGAAAGATGAGGCGCAAGTGGCATTAGCAGATGAACTTTACGGTTTATTAAAATCATATCGTTATGATGTACTTTTAGATGATCGTGCCGAGCGTGCAGGTGTAAAATTTGCAGACGCTGATTTAATTGGTTTACCTGTGCGTGTAACGGTTGGTAAAAAAGCATCTGAAGGTATGGTAGAAGTGAAATTCCGTCAAACTGGTGAAACATTTGAATGGAAAAAAGAAGAGGTCATTGATCGCCTTAACGAATTTTTCCGTAAAAACTAATGGCTTGTTAAGAGATCGGTTATAATTGGAAGTTAATGCTTTTGATAGAGGCTTTCGTAAAATTTTGATAAGATAGAGATAAATAATTCGCGACACTTCTGCGGGACAGTGAGCCAAGCAAGAAACAACAGATGGTAAAACTCTGTTAAGCTTGAAGAGCGCCCGCAGTGAGGGAGCGAATTTTTTTCTTGAATTCTCTCGTGTCTTTGAGACGAATTAGAGGAGGAGGCTTAACAACCTACCTCTTTCTGAAAGTAGGTGTCGTTAGATTGGAACAGCAACAAGAGGCAAGAATGAGACTTCGAATGCTCTTGCAACAATTAGAATTAACAGATGATGTGTACATGTCATTTTTTGAGGAAGGTGAATTATCACGCCTAACAGTCCATAAAAAGGTTAGACTTTGGCATTTCACCATTAAATTACAAGATATACTGCCGTTTCCGTTATATCAGCTTTTCCGTACACATTTAACGGAGAAATTTTCAGCAATTGCACAAATTAATACTACCTTTGAAACGGTAGAGAAAAATGTGACAGAGGAACTGGTGCAAGCTTACTGGTTAAGTGTTGTGGAACAAATTGATGAGATGGCACCGACGCTTAAAAGCTGTCTCATCTCTCAAGTGCCAATGTGGAATGGCCAAAAAATTACTTTGTCCTGCATGCAGGAAATGGAATTTATGATGCTGAAAACAAAGTATGCTGACAAGCTTTCCGAAAGCTATGGTCAATTCGGCTTCCCCCATATGGTAATCGACTTTGTACTACAAGAAGAGACGGAAGAAATGATCGCGGCACAAGAGGCGTTTATGGAGCAGAAACGTATGGAAGAAGTGGCCCTAGCGCAGCAAGCGATGCAAGATTTCCAAAAACGTGAGCAAGAGAAAAAGGATAACCCGGCATTGGCGAATCTTGGTGACCGTCCATTCCAGCTTGGAATGCATATTAAAGATGATGAAATAGTGGAAATTAA
Encoded proteins:
- a CDS encoding proline--tRNA ligase, translated to MKQSKTFIPTLREVPADAEVKSHKQLLRAGFIRQNTSGVYSYLPLAKRVLTKIETIIREEMEAINSIELLMPSLQSAELWQESGRWEKYGPELMRLKDRHNRDFALGPTHEEVITTLVRDEIKSYKKLPLTLYQIQTKFRDEKRPRFGLLRGREFIMKDAYSFHASRESLDETYEDMYRAYSNIFSRLGLNYRAVIADAGSIGGKGTHEFMVLSEIGEDTIAYSDTSDYAANIEMAEVIADYQPSDDALKEVEKVATPEQKTIEEVSAFLNVEPASVIKSLVFDVDGELVVVLARGDHEINDIKLKNALDAGSVELASEAAIRELLGCGVGSIGPVKLPVDVKVVADQAIKSIRNGIAGANVDGFHLVNVNPERDFAVNDYLDIRFIKEGDPSPDGQGFIKFAEGIEVGHIFKLGTTYSAKMNGTFLDEQGKAQPFIMGCYGIGVSRILAAVAEHFQDDNGFTWPIQLAPYDIHVVPVNTKDEAQVALADELYGLLKSYRYDVLLDDRAERAGVKFADADLIGLPVRVTVGKKASEGMVEVKFRQTGETFEWKKEEVIDRLNEFFRKN
- the frr gene encoding ribosome recycling factor — translated: MAKQVLEQAKEKMNKTITAFSRELSSIRAGRANASLLDRIMVDYYGAPTPINQLAGVSVPEARLLVITPYDKTILGDIEKAIMKSDIGITPTNDGSIIRLMIPALTEDRRKDLVKQVKKEAEDAKIAVRNVRRDANDDLKKLEKAGEITEDDLRGYGDDIQKLTDEFIVKVDQVAKDKEKEILEV
- a CDS encoding isoprenyl transferase, with the protein product MFKKLLGKQINMDTLSLEERVALTKSEPIPAHVAIIMDGNGRWAKKRAMPRVAGHHEGMKTVRKVTRFASDLGIKVLTVYAFSTENWKRPKPEVDFLMRLPVEFLGSFLPEMMQRNVRVEMIGDPSLLPAHTQKALYEAMEETKHNTGLVLNFALNYGSRSEMVNAMKTMLQKVQDGQLTMQDITEECLTSHLMTAHLPEPDLLIRTSGEVRLSNFMLWQLAYTEFWFTDTLWPDFSEESLLEAVENYQKRNRRYGGLKGEETT
- the rseP gene encoding RIP metalloprotease RseP, which codes for MQTAIAFILIFGMLVFFHELGHFLFAKRAGILVREFAIGMGPKIYGKTHGETMYTIRLLPIGGYVRMAGEDMDGTELQPGYRIGLIVDEDNVVKKIIFNQSNKQLPDLLFLEVERADLEKNLFVEGYDEEERLVRYDVARDCVLVENGRELVIAPHDRQFNAKTVGQRAMTIFAGPLFNFILAFVIYLVIGLIHGVPTYEPIITEVVENDPAAQAGMLAGDRVTAIDGQAVEKWQDLAAIVQDHPNEEITVTVERDGQSMNLNMTVKEIQQDGEKYGQIGVRYDSPREFNPLKAVVYGAQETYNMTMKIFELLGMLITGKFTIDALSGPVGIYKATEQVAQYGIMNLMNWAAMLSINLGIMNLLPLPALDGGRLLFFGFEALRGKPIDRQKEGIVHFVGIVLLMILMVVVTWNDIQRFFF
- the pyrH gene encoding UMP kinase; translation: MSVPQYKRVVIKLSGEALAGEAGFGLSPKIIKSVAEEVKEVVDLDVEVAVVVGGGNIWRGKIGSEMGMDRAAADYMGMLATVMNSLALQDALEKLGIETRVQSSIVMTQVAEPYIRRKAVRHLEKKRVVIFAAGTGNPFFSTDTTAALRAAEIDADAILMAKNNVDGVYSADPKVDETAIKYDTLTYLEVIQQGLQVMDSTASTLCMDNDIPLIVFSITEPGNIKRAVQGEKIGTVVRRNV
- the dxr gene encoding 1-deoxy-D-xylulose-5-phosphate reductoisomerase, with amino-acid sequence MKKISLLGATGSIGWQTYDILKEQRDAFQLVAFSSGKNIEKTREMIETLKPELVSVQLEEDARDLAKDYPEIQFTFGAKGLVEVATHPDSTVLVNAVLGSVGLESTLAAIRMGKTIAIANKETLVTAGHLVMAEAKKHKATILPVDSEHSAIFQSMNGENPKNIERLIITASGGSFRDKTRDQLQHVTVADALNHPNWSMGAKITIDSATMMNKGLEVIEAHVLFDMPYDKIDVLLHRESIIHSLVEYHDTSVIAQLGTPDMRVPIQYALSYPDRIPLHNGQRLNLAQIGQLHFQDMDFERYPALRLAYEAGRTGGTILTAMNAANEAAVAAFLQGKITFLEIDETIERVMHAHQNIAVPDLQTILHVDSETRKIVLDMVK
- the tsf gene encoding translation elongation factor Ts; its protein translation is MANITAQLVKELREKTGAGMMDCKKALVETDGNLEAAIDFLREKGLSSAAKKADRIAAEGTTYILEQGNEAIIVEVNAETDFVAKNDKFQVLVSSLAEQLLAAKPASVEAALELTNAEGVKIEDQISTAVATIGEKITLRRFEIKSKSDADAFGAYLHMGGRIGVLVTLEGSTDAAAAKDVAMHIAAINPTYVSRDEVSAEEVERERKVLTEQALNEGKPENIVAKMVEGRLGKYFEDVCLLDQTFVKNSDQKVRDFVASTGGSVNGFVRYAVGEGIEKREDNFAEEVMSQVKGN
- a CDS encoding phosphatidate cytidylyltransferase, whose protein sequence is MKQRIITAIIAAALFIPFVIYGKVPFTILVLAMAIVGFYEILKMKGISIFSVPGFLGLITLVLLVIPKDWSEKVVETIGYSSNLMVVYGLMMLLLIYVVLVKNKITFDEVGFILLGAFYVGLGFHYLIETRNVGLEYVVYCLLVVWTTDSGAYFVGRKLGKNKLWPEISPKKTIEGFLGGIVIAVIFAVGMQLIYPFANGYISLVFVTIFASIIGQMGDLVESAIKRHFDVKDSGNILPGHGGILDRFDSLLFVVPLLHFLHLFGN